A region from the Candidatus Thiothrix putei genome encodes:
- a CDS encoding SPOR domain-containing protein gives MDNKATTKRMIGAVVLVLVAALLLAWLLKGKNRDGQQDMAMNQSAETKPILGFPGVGGDEQKPTIVGDDPNAATQQTGAGIDVAQQNQNAAGTAQQAGGANLIPGIDVKLPETVPNTTGFEVRPGIGGEVRDLVDTDGKVKDGMGSMGTGNAKANTPETGSKAPVAAQPTAPAETKTSQVTTPSASQKDKPATNTPAPEEKKASSKVVLVNEKPVPRAVSEAGVAQAAAKKAAEEKAAAAKEAAEKAAKLAAEKAAAAKSVALASAGAAAGNAAGGAGSFTIQVLASADKAKADAAAGPLKADGYNVAVSTANVGGKTVYRVNVTGFADRAAAEAAQAKMKSRYKQNSAIQGSFVTSSK, from the coding sequence ATGGATAATAAGGCTACAACCAAACGAATGATTGGCGCGGTCGTGCTGGTACTTGTTGCCGCATTGCTGTTGGCATGGTTGCTGAAAGGCAAAAACCGTGACGGTCAGCAAGACATGGCAATGAACCAATCGGCTGAAACCAAGCCAATTTTGGGGTTTCCGGGCGTGGGTGGCGATGAGCAAAAACCTACAATTGTTGGCGATGACCCTAATGCGGCTACCCAGCAAACCGGCGCTGGCATTGATGTTGCGCAACAAAATCAAAACGCGGCAGGCACTGCTCAGCAAGCCGGTGGCGCTAACCTGATTCCGGGCATTGATGTTAAATTACCGGAGACTGTTCCTAATACCACGGGTTTTGAAGTACGTCCCGGTATTGGTGGCGAAGTCCGTGATTTAGTCGATACCGACGGTAAAGTGAAAGATGGCATGGGCAGTATGGGAACGGGTAATGCCAAAGCCAACACGCCTGAGACGGGTTCTAAGGCTCCTGTTGCGGCACAACCGACTGCACCAGCCGAAACCAAAACCAGCCAAGTAACTACGCCTTCTGCTTCTCAGAAAGACAAGCCAGCGACCAATACGCCTGCGCCTGAAGAGAAAAAAGCCAGCTCTAAAGTGGTTTTGGTTAACGAGAAACCTGTGCCTAGAGCCGTTTCAGAAGCGGGCGTTGCACAAGCGGCTGCTAAAAAAGCAGCGGAAGAAAAAGCGGCTGCGGCTAAAGAGGCTGCCGAGAAAGCGGCTAAGTTAGCGGCTGAAAAAGCAGCGGCTGCCAAATCGGTTGCATTAGCCAGTGCTGGTGCAGCAGCAGGCAATGCGGCGGGCGGTGCTGGCAGTTTCACTATTCAAGTCTTAGCCAGTGCCGATAAAGCAAAAGCAGACGCTGCCGCAGGCCCACTGAAGGCTGATGGTTACAATGTTGCGGTTTCGACGGCTAATGTTGGTGGCAAGACAGTTTACCGTGTCAATGTGACCGGCTTTGCTGACCGTGCGGCGGCTG
- the accD gene encoding acetyl-CoA carboxylase, carboxyltransferase subunit beta, whose translation MSWFEKLRLPSRIRTDVTNTEKKSIPEGLWHQCPACQAVLYRAELERNLDVCPKCNHHMRLSGRRRLEVFLDPQGREEIGANVAPTDMLKFRDTKKYKDRLVAAQKETGEKDALIVMKGTVLGVPLVAAAFDFRFMGGSMGSVVGERFVRGAEAAMANKIPYICFAASGGARMQEALFSLMQMSKTSAVLTRLSDKGVPFISVLTDPTMGGVSASFAMLGDIHIGEPKALIGFAGPRVIEQTVREKLPEGFQRSEFLQEKGAIDMIVHRRDMRETVADLVAIMQHKPCPINTTVLDAA comes from the coding sequence ATGAGCTGGTTTGAAAAACTGCGTCTACCATCACGCATCCGCACCGACGTAACGAACACCGAAAAGAAATCCATTCCAGAAGGGCTGTGGCATCAGTGCCCTGCCTGTCAAGCGGTGCTGTACCGGGCGGAATTGGAACGCAATCTGGACGTTTGCCCCAAGTGCAATCACCACATGCGCCTCTCAGGGCGGCGACGTTTGGAGGTGTTTCTCGACCCGCAAGGGCGTGAAGAAATCGGGGCGAATGTTGCGCCGACCGACATGCTGAAGTTTCGTGATACCAAGAAATACAAAGATCGCTTGGTCGCCGCGCAAAAAGAAACCGGTGAGAAAGACGCGCTGATCGTGATGAAAGGCACGGTCTTGGGTGTGCCATTGGTGGCGGCGGCGTTCGATTTCCGTTTCATGGGCGGCTCGATGGGTTCGGTGGTCGGTGAGCGTTTTGTGCGTGGCGCAGAAGCAGCGATGGCGAACAAGATTCCCTACATCTGCTTTGCGGCGAGTGGCGGAGCGCGGATGCAGGAAGCGTTGTTTTCCTTGATGCAAATGTCCAAAACCAGTGCGGTGTTGACGCGCTTGAGCGACAAAGGTGTGCCGTTCATTTCGGTATTGACTGACCCGACGATGGGCGGGGTGTCGGCAAGTTTTGCAATGTTGGGCGATATTCACATTGGTGAGCCGAAAGCCTTGATCGGGTTTGCGGGGCCGCGTGTGATTGAGCAGACGGTGCGTGAAAAACTGCCGGAAGGTTTCCAACGCAGTGAATTCCTGCAAGAAAAAGGCGCGATTGACATGATCGTGCACCGCCGGGATATGCGCGAAACGGTTGCGGATTTGGTAGCCATTATGCAGCACAAACCTTGCCCGATTAACACCACGGTATTGGATGCTGCTTGA
- the folC gene encoding bifunctional tetrahydrofolate synthase/dihydrofolate synthase, producing MKTLDDWLRWQETQFLTEIKLGLDRIRCVAERMGLLSVPVPLLTVGGTNGKGSTCAMLTRILLLQGYKVGTYTSPHLLRYNERIALNGVPVRNADICAAFAAIDKARDDIDLTYFEFGTLAAVWCFLQAKVDVIVLEVGLGGRLDACNLWDADVAIITSIGIDHVEWLGSTREAIGYEKSGIMRAGKPVVCGDPQPPASIAREAARIGANLWQFGQDFSAEHVPQPALVGDVQRQNAAVVVTALQQLADKLPVSPDTIAEGLASVSLMGRMQRILAEPEVILDVAHNPHAATELAAWLKKNPVNGKTFAIFSILADKDVAGVLKIMASAVDEWYVVALSSKRALSQDDLLALMRSNGISQPIHAYPDFQSAWNVMVLSAEKQDRVVAFGSFLVVSAMLEIDVSPHGAGSA from the coding sequence TTGAAGACGCTCGATGATTGGTTGCGTTGGCAGGAAACGCAATTCCTGACCGAAATCAAGCTGGGGCTGGATCGGATTCGTTGCGTCGCTGAGCGCATGGGCTTGCTGTCTGTACCCGTGCCACTGCTGACGGTGGGCGGGACGAACGGCAAAGGTTCCACCTGCGCCATGTTAACGCGGATTTTGCTGCTGCAAGGTTACAAGGTCGGTACGTATACTTCCCCGCACTTACTGCGCTACAACGAACGCATTGCGCTGAATGGCGTACCGGTAAGGAATGCGGACATTTGTGCCGCTTTCGCCGCGATTGATAAGGCTCGCGATGACATTGATTTGACCTACTTTGAATTCGGCACACTGGCGGCGGTGTGGTGTTTTTTGCAGGCCAAGGTTGATGTGATTGTGTTGGAAGTCGGGCTGGGCGGGCGTTTGGATGCGTGTAATCTGTGGGATGCGGATGTCGCGATTATCACCAGCATTGGCATTGATCACGTGGAATGGCTGGGCAGTACCCGCGAAGCCATTGGCTACGAAAAATCCGGCATTATGCGGGCAGGTAAGCCGGTGGTTTGCGGCGACCCGCAGCCACCCGCCAGCATTGCGCGTGAAGCAGCGCGTATCGGGGCGAATTTGTGGCAATTCGGGCAGGATTTCAGTGCAGAGCATGTGCCACAGCCCGCATTGGTGGGCGATGTGCAACGCCAAAACGCGGCGGTTGTGGTGACAGCTTTGCAACAATTGGCGGATAAATTGCCCGTTTCCCCAGATACAATTGCTGAAGGCTTAGCCAGTGTGAGCCTGATGGGGCGGATGCAGCGGATTCTGGCAGAACCGGAAGTCATCCTTGATGTGGCGCACAATCCCCATGCAGCGACTGAATTAGCGGCATGGTTGAAAAAAAATCCAGTAAACGGCAAAACATTTGCAATTTTTTCTATACTTGCAGATAAGGATGTTGCCGGAGTGCTGAAAATCATGGCGTCGGCGGTGGATGAATGGTACGTAGTGGCATTGTCCAGCAAGCGGGCGCTCAGTCAGGATGATCTGTTAGCACTCATGCGTTCCAATGGCATAAGCCAACCGATTCATGCCTATCCTGATTTCCAGAGTGCATGGAACGTTATGGTTTTAAGCGCAGAAAAACAGGACAGAGTAGTTGCATTCGGTTCTTTTCTGGTAGTATCCGCTATGCTGGAAATAGACGTTTCTCCCCATGGCGCTGGTTCTGCCTGA